From a region of the Myxococcus stipitatus genome:
- a CDS encoding glucan biosynthesis protein, whose product MARALAARPYQEPRSTLPESYKTLNYDAYRDIRFRPEKSWWRQEGLPFQAQFFHPGFFFLHPVAAHEVVDGREHTVRFSPDYFTYGPLVKPGPLKQADGFAGMRLTHPINRADHFDEVGVFQGASYFRSLGAGNVYGLSARGLAIDTAGPRPEEFPSFRELWLERPKAGDSHVVVHALMDSQSVTGAYRFTITPGANTVMDVEATLFARKPVEQLGVAPLTSMYLFGENDRGAYDDFRPEVHDSDGLFVWTKGGEQLWRPLQNPGHVNVSSFHVEGLRAFGLLQRDTAFTSYEDLEARYERRPSAWVEPVGDWGAGVVRLAELPTPDETNDNIVAFWVPERPFGPGEPLRFAYRLHWGSRSPFETKNAFVTATRVAAGDTQGARRFILDFSASAQEGEGPVEAVITAASGQVLRPTVTRHEPSGGWRATFELLPTTPAAPTELRAFLKRGSETLTETWSYLWIP is encoded by the coding sequence ATGGCGCGCGCGCTGGCGGCCCGGCCCTACCAGGAGCCGCGCTCGACGCTGCCGGAGAGCTACAAGACGCTCAACTACGACGCGTACCGCGACATCCGCTTCCGCCCGGAGAAGTCGTGGTGGCGTCAGGAGGGGCTGCCCTTCCAGGCGCAGTTCTTCCACCCCGGCTTCTTCTTCCTGCACCCGGTGGCGGCGCACGAGGTGGTGGACGGCCGTGAGCACACGGTGCGCTTCTCGCCGGACTACTTCACCTACGGCCCGCTGGTGAAGCCCGGCCCGCTGAAGCAGGCGGACGGCTTCGCGGGCATGCGCCTCACCCACCCCATCAACCGCGCGGACCACTTCGACGAGGTGGGGGTGTTCCAGGGCGCCAGCTACTTCCGCTCGCTGGGCGCGGGCAACGTGTACGGCCTGTCGGCGCGCGGGCTCGCCATCGACACCGCCGGGCCCAGGCCGGAGGAGTTCCCCTCCTTCCGTGAGCTGTGGCTGGAGCGTCCGAAGGCGGGCGACTCGCACGTCGTCGTCCACGCGCTGATGGACAGCCAGAGCGTCACCGGCGCCTACCGCTTCACCATCACCCCGGGCGCCAACACGGTGATGGACGTGGAGGCCACGCTGTTCGCGCGCAAGCCGGTGGAGCAGCTGGGCGTGGCGCCGCTGACGAGCATGTACCTCTTCGGCGAGAACGACCGCGGCGCCTACGACGACTTCCGCCCGGAGGTCCACGACTCGGACGGCCTGTTCGTGTGGACGAAGGGCGGCGAGCAGCTCTGGCGGCCCCTGCAGAACCCCGGGCACGTCAACGTCTCCAGCTTCCACGTGGAGGGCCTGCGCGCCTTCGGCCTGCTCCAGCGCGACACGGCCTTCACCAGCTACGAGGACCTCGAGGCCCGCTACGAGCGCCGCCCCAGCGCGTGGGTGGAGCCGGTGGGCGACTGGGGCGCGGGCGTGGTGCGGCTGGCGGAGCTGCCGACGCCGGACGAGACGAACGACAACATCGTCGCCTTCTGGGTGCCCGAGCGCCCCTTCGGCCCGGGCGAGCCGCTGCGCTTCGCGTACCGGCTGCACTGGGGTTCGCGCTCGCCGTTCGAGACGAAGAACGCCTTCGTCACCGCCACGCGCGTCGCCGCCGGGGACACCCAGGGCGCCCGCCGCTTCATCCTCGACTTCTCCGCCTCCGCGCAGGAGGGCGAGGGCCCCGTGGAGGCCGTCATCACCGCCGCCTCCGGCCAGGTGCTGCGCCCCACCGTCACGCGGCACGAGCCGTCCGGCGGCTGGCGCGCCACCTTCGAGCTGCTTCCCACCACCCCCGCCGCCCCCACCGAGCTGCGCGCGTTCCTCAAGCGCGGTTCGGAGACCCTCACCGAGACCTGGAGCTATCTGTGGATTCCGTGA
- the mdoH gene encoding glucans biosynthesis glucosyltransferase MdoH, with translation MDAHSFSPESAGLRRAGVLGLAAVVTVAGTLEMHRLLSAQGTSAPEVLLLVLFALCFGWIALSFWTAVAGFLQSVVGERLPGPRYPTVDEEAVPLHSRTSVVMPIHNEDPAAVFANVQATYESVAATGHLDAFDFYVLSDSTRAEAWVAEELAWSDLCRRVGGQGRIFYRRRTDNTGKKAGNLGDFCERWGRRYDFTVVLDADSLMDGRTLVKMARLMELNPRTGIIQAPPLCVGRATLFARLQQFAGRVYGPVVAAGAAAWQLGESNYWGHNAILRTEAFINHCGLPVLPGKQPFGGHILSHDFVEAALMRRAGYTVWLMPELGGSYEQPPPNLLAYAQRDRRWCQGNLQHLSLVFAGGLHPLSRAHFLMGVMSYVASPLWLLFLLSGLAAALHDRFFLDPHLFEVPGLAYDAPGALRLFTVSMGMLFTPKLLGLTLALARGHEARRMGGRVKLVLSVLAESVLASLLAPVMMLFQSHFVFGTLLGYRVNWSSQQREDADLPWSEGLRRHAAHMAVGVGLTAAALLVSPGLAAWLAPVVAGLLLAVPLTVLTARASLGTWAARKGLFLIPEETEPPEVLERAQGITEEHAVELVPDAVERVLTDAKAHALHLALLESQPGLSLDTPPAALESARRKLLGGEPEPLSAQEKVAALLDAGTLAEAREQRLTRAVS, from the coding sequence ATGGACGCACACTCCTTCTCGCCCGAAAGCGCGGGGCTCCGGCGCGCCGGAGTCCTGGGACTGGCGGCCGTGGTCACCGTGGCGGGGACGCTGGAGATGCACCGCCTGCTGAGCGCGCAGGGCACGTCGGCGCCGGAGGTGCTGCTGCTGGTGCTCTTCGCGCTGTGCTTCGGGTGGATCGCCCTCTCCTTCTGGACCGCCGTGGCGGGCTTCCTCCAGAGCGTGGTCGGCGAGCGGCTGCCCGGGCCGCGCTACCCCACCGTGGACGAGGAGGCGGTGCCCCTGCACAGCCGGACCTCCGTGGTGATGCCCATCCACAACGAGGACCCGGCGGCCGTCTTCGCCAACGTGCAGGCCACCTACGAGTCCGTGGCCGCCACCGGGCACCTGGACGCCTTCGACTTCTACGTGCTGAGCGACTCCACGCGCGCCGAGGCCTGGGTGGCCGAGGAGCTGGCGTGGTCGGACCTGTGCCGCCGGGTGGGCGGCCAGGGGCGCATCTTCTACCGGCGGCGCACGGACAACACCGGCAAGAAGGCCGGCAACCTGGGGGACTTCTGCGAGCGGTGGGGCCGGCGCTACGACTTCACGGTGGTGCTGGACGCCGACAGCCTGATGGACGGCCGCACGCTGGTGAAGATGGCGCGGCTGATGGAGCTCAACCCCCGCACCGGCATCATCCAGGCCCCGCCCCTGTGCGTGGGGCGCGCCACGCTCTTCGCCCGCCTCCAGCAGTTCGCCGGCCGCGTCTACGGGCCGGTGGTCGCCGCGGGCGCGGCGGCGTGGCAGCTGGGCGAGTCGAACTACTGGGGCCACAACGCCATCCTCCGCACGGAGGCGTTCATCAACCACTGCGGGCTGCCGGTGTTGCCGGGCAAGCAGCCCTTCGGTGGCCACATCCTGAGCCACGACTTCGTCGAGGCGGCGCTGATGCGGCGCGCGGGCTACACGGTGTGGCTGATGCCGGAGCTGGGCGGCAGCTACGAGCAGCCCCCGCCCAACCTGCTCGCCTACGCGCAGCGCGACCGGCGCTGGTGCCAGGGCAACCTCCAGCACCTGAGCCTGGTGTTCGCCGGCGGCCTGCACCCGCTCAGCCGCGCCCACTTCCTGATGGGCGTGATGTCCTACGTCGCGTCGCCGCTGTGGCTCCTGTTCCTGCTGTCCGGGCTGGCGGCGGCGCTGCACGACCGCTTCTTCCTGGACCCGCACCTGTTCGAGGTGCCCGGGCTGGCCTACGACGCCCCCGGGGCGCTGCGGCTGTTCACCGTGTCCATGGGGATGTTGTTCACGCCGAAGCTCCTCGGGCTCACCCTGGCGCTGGCGCGCGGGCACGAGGCGCGGCGGATGGGCGGCCGGGTGAAGCTGGTGCTCAGCGTGCTCGCGGAGAGCGTGCTGGCGTCGCTGCTGGCGCCGGTGATGATGTTGTTCCAGTCGCACTTCGTCTTCGGCACGCTGCTGGGCTACCGGGTGAACTGGTCCAGCCAGCAGCGCGAGGACGCGGACCTGCCGTGGAGCGAGGGCCTGCGGCGCCACGCCGCGCACATGGCGGTGGGCGTGGGCCTCACCGCCGCGGCGCTGCTGGTGTCGCCGGGGCTGGCCGCGTGGCTCGCCCCGGTGGTGGCCGGCCTGCTGCTGGCGGTGCCGCTCACGGTGCTGACGGCGCGCGCCTCGCTGGGCACCTGGGCCGCGCGCAAGGGCCTCTTCCTCATCCCCGAGGAGACCGAGCCCCCGGAGGTGCTGGAGCGGGCCCAGGGCATCACCGAGGAGCACGCGGTGGAGCTGGTGCCGGACGCGGTGGAGCGGGTGCTCACCGACGCGAAGGCGCACGCGCTGCACCTGGCGCTGCTGGAGTCCCAGCCCGGGCTGTCGCTGGACACCCCGCCGGCGGCGCTCGAGTCCGCGCGCCGCAAGCTCCTGGGAGGCGAGCCCGAGCCCCTCTCCGCCCAGGAGAAGGTCGCGGCCCTGCTGGACGCCGGCACGCTGGCCGAGGCGCGCGAGCAGCGCCTCACCCGCGCAGTGTCGTGA